From the genome of Lepus europaeus isolate LE1 chromosome 23, mLepTim1.pri, whole genome shotgun sequence:
AGCTAACAGGACCCAAGAGAAACGAGCACTGGCTGACCTGGGAGTGAGCACCCCCGGGGGAGGCCGTGGACCGAGCGGTGGCGTCTGGCCACACGGCACGGCAGCAAGGCTGCCGACGGCCGGGGCTGCACCCTGGACAGAGGAGCCCTGCTTCAGGAGGCCCAGGCCATGGGGAGACCCCACAGCCTGGAGCCCACACGAGCCTGCGGGCAGGGCTACAGGAGCCACCACCTTTGggatcctgggaggctgtggccCTACCTGCCACCCCAGGGAGGGCCAGAGGTGGACGGACAGGCCTGTCCTCAGGGACTGTGCTCGTCTGTGCACAGCAACGTGTCAGGAGATGGCCAGCACACTGGAGAGCTGGGCGGGAGGCAGCCAGAGCCTGagcccacacacacagggaccccaGGGCGGGGCCTGCGTGTGAGCGAGGCTGGCCCCGGCTGCTCACCCCTCAGGATGGTAGGGACAAAGGGGCTCTGAGCCTGCGCCCGGCTCAGGTCAGCACCTTCGTCCCCCCGTGGCCTGGAGCGCAGGTGACCCTGAGCAGCCCCTGGCTCGCTGTGGGCCTCACAGTCACTGTTGGGCaaggccagggtcacacaggccATCCTGGACCAGGGTGAGGACTGAGGCTGCTGGGGATGGGGGGGTCTCAGGAGCACTTTCCTGCCCCCCAGGGAAAAGCCACACTTGCTTCCAGGGTGGGAGCTCGCCTGGGAGAGGTGGCcagcagggagtgggggtggcagcTGTGAGGGCCCTGCtcaccctgccccaggcctcacCCGTGCTGGAGAacaggggccgggccaggccctgTGCGTAGTGGAGTCCGGGGCACCCACCCGTGGTGGGGGCCCTGCTGAGCAGGTCCAGCTTGGAGCCCACCTCCAGCTTGTGCGGGTCCAGCTTGGAGCCTACCTCCAGCCTGTGCGGGTCCAGCTGCACCTGCAGAGAGGACAGGGTATGGCCAGGGCGGGCGGGGCAGCCCTGTCCAGGAGAATCTGCTGGCATGCCCAGGTGTCCTAACAGCTGGCCGAGGAGCGTTAGCGTATTTTACTTCTTTTATGTCAGAGCTCGGAAACCTGGCTCGTATCATGCTTGCAGCACATCTCCATTTGCGTGCCATTCTCACTGGAAAGATTTCCTACTCGGGTTCCATGGAGTTCAGCTGGAAACGCAGATCCCTGGCGTGCTGAGTCTCCCAAGCCCAGGACCAATTTCAAAACCAAAGTTACCAATCATGTACGTGCAGGGCTCGCCACTCGGCGCCAAGGCTGCCGGCACCGTGGGTTCCGGAGCTGGGACCAGGCGCCCCCTCCTGGCTGCACTTGTGGCCTGGCAGCGCTCACCCCCTGCAGTGGGTCCTGGCTGCAGGGGGCCTTGGGCAGTCAGTCACACTGGGGGGCCCTGGCCAGGGGTCTGACCTCAGCCGAGGCAGAGCCAGCTCTCAGGAGACCCGCACTGGATGGCCACTCCCCAGGGGCGCGCCAGGGAacaggccctgggccaggcctcacCTTCGTCTTCTGCTGGTGGTGGTAGATCTGCCAGGCCATCTGCACGTGGACCGCACACCACTTTCCTGGCTTCTGCGACAGGTGGGATGCGCTCAGTGGGGGCCCAGCACCCCCTTCCTAGATTCCTGTTGTCTCAGGAACCCCTGAGGTAGGGACAAAGTTGCCAgggcccccgccccaggcccctccGGAGATGCCACAGGCGCCTCTCGCACGCACAGGTGCTCACCCTGACTGCCATCCGGTACGGGTCCGACACCTGTGGTCGACAGGGGAGGCAGTGAGTCTCCGCCCACTGGCcacaggggctgggtgggggcagggcggacACCTACCCCGGGGGCTTTCTGCAGGAGGGCGTGGACAGCACTGGTCCGGCCTGTTACCTCTGTTGGGTCTGAAGTCTGTGGGAGACAGCATGGGCCAGGGGAGGCGCAGTGTGTGTGCTGCGGGAACAGGCGCCccggcagcagaggctggggtggcCCCGTGCTCGGCTCCTTCCCTCCACGATGCTGGGGCCACGCTCATCGGGCCTGTCCCTGTGGGCTGTGGCCCGCCCCTAAGCCAGGCCTCAATGTCCAGGTTTGGGGACGCTCTGTACCCACAATGAGCCACACTCACCCCATCTCTGGGAGCATTGAGGCTGAGGAGCCTGCCTGCCACCCCGGACAGCCCAGAGGCCTGGGTGTGAGGTCGGGGCTGTGGGAGCCAGGGACAGCCCAGGACAGGGAGGACATGTGCCCCTCCcacggggcaggaggcaggaggggggcaAGGGCTGCAGGCGTCCCTCCCCTggccgcctgggcccctgcagggcAGATGCCCCTGGGTCAGGGGCTGCGTcctgccaggggccaggtgcttgtGTTCTGAAGTCCATGCAAGCTCCCTCCTGTGTGGACGCTTCCCGCCCAGAGCCCCCAGGTGCCTTGGGCCCTCCCCATCACCACCGCCACCACGCCATGCCCCCACCTGCTGCGCCCATCCCAGCAGCTGGTACCTTGGGTTGAAAGGCTCCCTGCAGAGACCCAAAGGGGCTGGAGTgtgggagcagggcaggcagccCCGGGACAGCGGGCGAGAAGGGCGGGAAGAGCTGCAAGGGAAAAGAGGCTCATGGgtggtggcccctgcacccccagaggcgccccgcccgcccctccctcgGCACCAGAGCCACACGGACGGGGCCTCTGGCTGGGTGTGGTGGTGCCCGGGGCTCACACTCACACTGGAATGTTGGAAGTAGGAGCTGTCCAGCTTGGACACGTACTTGTCAAactggaaggagagagggtggggggtgAGGCGTCCTCCCACTGCCGGCTGCCCTCACAGGCCCCAGTGCCCAGccgccctggccagccctggcagtgACCAGGCAGGCAGCCTCACAGGCCAGGGCAACACCTGCCCGTTCTGAGTTCCCCTGTGGAAGTGGGGACTCGGCCACTGGGAGGTCTACGTGCGAGGCTGGGGGACAGGGTGGATGTGTCCAGGCCATTGACAAATTGGCTGGTCTCCTAGCAATGCTGTGGGGAGCAGCCAGCTATGAGACAAGGCCTGGGGGCCACGGGCCCGAGGCAGGTGCAGGCCCTCAGTCCAGCTGGGCCTCCAGACCTCCAGTTCTGCTGCAGGGTTGGGTGCTCAGGGCTCAGTGGGGAGGGCACTCTGCTGGGCCATGGACACTGGGCACATGGCGTGGCCTCCTGGCGGGACTCGGACCACACAGAGGTAGAGGCCGCcggccccacttcctcctccagggCGGGAGCAGGcctgcgcgtgtgtgtgtgcatgtgtgtgtgtctgcgtgtgcccgccccgccccgcccccgccagcacGAGGGCCTACGCACCGGCGGGGGTGCGGCAGGCGGCGTCGGGGGCAGCCCTGCGGGGAAGGGGGCGAATGTGTGTtggtgcgtgtgcgtgtgcgtgtgctggTGCTGATGGAACTCCGCCCGCAGCAGAGCTCCGGGacccagggagaggccaggccgCTCGGCGCTCTGCACCAGAAACCGCGTGTTCAGCTCTTGCCTGAGCAGCTCGTGATCTacgagagaaaaagagagagagacagagaggcgcGTCGGCCGCGGGCTCCCGGCGGGCTGAGGCGGATAGTCACCTGGCTCTCCCGGGCTCGGCAGGCCAGGCCGTGGTGGCTGCTCACTAGGTGCgggccccagggtggggggaagagaggagCCTGCGACCAAGTACCAATCAGAATCCCCGCGTGCGGCTGGCAGTACACGGCTGGCGGGCGGAGCGAGACCACCAGGCTGGCGTCtgggggcgagagagagagagagagagagagagagagagagagagaggacagtctTTGTGACTGGCCAAGCACGAGCTAGAGAGGACAGGCTGGGCAGGCGGGGGGCTTGGGCCCGCcgtgcccctccccaggggacccATCCCAGCCCCACACCTACCGGCAGGGTGTCCTGGGATGACCAGGCTGCTGGTGGGCAgtgccgggggcgggggcagcgtCGGGGGTGCGGCAAACATGGCCgcgtggtgctggtgctgtgcctGGGGCCGGAGCGCCAGGTGTGAGGTAGAGAGGTGGGGGCCCGGCCCGAGGGGCGACAGCGACGCGTGCTTTGCCAGGCCCAGGGGGGCACCGCCCgcactgctgctcctgctgcagggacacggggctcagggctgcccggggccccgcgccccgccacggcccagccccctgccaaggCCGGGACCCCGGGCCCCGCGGCCCCCACACCTGAGGCTGTGCAGGCTGCTGGGAGCAGCCTGGCCGGGGCCCGCAAAGGCGCCCAGGGACGGAGGCACGTGTGCTGGGAGCAGGCTGTGGGGCTGAGGGGGCGCGGCTGGCGGCTGCGGGGTGTGGAGGGGTGCGGTGGGGGCTTCCTTCTTCACCAGGGGGGGGCCCAGCGGTGCAGAGGTGGGCACGGGGCTGGGTGCCGGCGGGAAGGACTCGGTACGGAGCTCACGGCTGCGCTCAAGGCCTGACACCGTGGGGGCCTCAGCCTCCAACTTCTCGCCACGCCCGGGACCTGTGGAGCAGGCTCAGTGTGGCCAGGCGTCTTCCTGTTGGCCCACCCCCACTCTGCATCATGGCCtgcgcccagccctgcccacccagcccctcctgccGCCCAGGGTGGGCTCAAAAGCACCCAAGGACCAAGAAcctccagggccagcccagcaCCCTCCCCTGGGGGACTAGGCACAGGGAGGTCACTGAGCCCTCATCTgaggccctgcccctcctcccccctgccCGACACCTGCCCATCTCCGCCTCcgccccagctgtggctcctgcacAGAGCCCGCTTCTTCTGGACCCCGTGGGGGCAAAGGGATGGCTTCCTGGGAGCCTGCACAGGTGCGCTGCGCCCCCTCCACAGGGTCTGCCCTGGGGCCACGCTCACCTCTCTTGGTTGCTGGGGCGAAGAGCTTCTCAGAGCCCACGGAGGCctgaggagggagaagaggctcAGGGGCCGGGTCTGGGGGAGCCTCAACcttccacccccaacccccactcaGCCCCCTAGGCGTGGGCTACGGGCAGGCTTCATGCATGGTGGAGACCCTGCCAGGTGTGGCAGAACACGCCGCCCACGCCCAGGGGTAGACACTCAGTGCTGGGCGCCTGGCAGATGCGTGCAGGTGTTCAGGCCAGTGGGTGCCTGGCCAGGCTCCTCCGAGCAGGGGACGGAGGGTGCCACGCCCCCAGCAGGAcatgtgggggctgggggggtcaGGAACCTGCAAATCCCCCCAGGACCTGCCGGTTCAGCTAGAGGGGAGGATGGAGGTCCTGGACGTGTCCCACGCCCAAGGGCGGCAGAACCGCAAGGAGCAGGTGGGGGTGCTCTGCTCCCCACAGCCGCTGGCACCATCCCCTGCATGGGGGACCTCGGCCACAGGGCTGCTGACCGGCGCCATCCCTGTGTGTCCACTGGTGGTCCCGTGTGTGGGAGGACTTGGTAAGGACACACGAAGTCGCGTTTTCTGCTAGGTTTTATCTGGCTGCTGATTGACGGCTCCCTCACGGGCTGTGGGGGCCTGTGGGAGCTGGTCACAGGGCGAGGCCCCAGCCCGCTCGTGCTGGCAGCATGTGTGTGGCGGGGGACAGCTGACGCCTGCGAGCCCCCCGAGGATCCTCTGCCCCCCCCCTGCGTCCTCAGCACGTGAGGAAGACAGATGGCTGTCCACGTCTATTCTGTCCAGCTGACTTCCTGGATGTTTCAAAATAACTGCCATCTACTGCTTTGGCCCCAAATgctcacaccagccagggctgggccggacctgggactccgtccaggtctcccacgtgggtggcagggacccaagcacctgctgccgcccgcggtgcacatcagcaggaagttgggtcagaagcagagccagggaggcCAGCATCTGAGCCACCAGGCCGAGCGCCCTCCCCAGCACTCCGCTGGGTCACACGCACAGGATGGGGTCGGGTCAGGGAGCCCAGTTTCCCAGGCcctcactgtggctcagcggccgggggcgggcctggctgcccctctgctGGCAGTCACTGCTCTGTGACGCACGGGCGACGCTGGATTCCCTCTGCTTTGTTGATGGGGCAAAGCTGGGTGAAGACTCCCCAGTGTCCACCAGCAGGGCCACAGATCAGCAAGGAGTGCACAGCCACGCAGCAGACGCCTCCGCAGTGGACAAGACGAGCTATGGACAACGCAGGAGAGCCGGCCCGAGCACGAGAAGCCAGCACACAAAGGGCAGCTCCACAGCCCCACGGGCACCGTGAGCAAAGCAGTGGACACAAGTCCTCTGTGTCTGGCGACAGGTGCACCATTACACGGGAAATCAGTCAATGGAGACGGGCATGCGGACCCTGAGCAGGCTGGGGTGTCgcagctgtggggagggggtggcgggGCCCCCATTTCCTTCCTAGCCTCAAAGCTCCTCCGGCAAGTGaggctgggagggcagagccCCCCGGATCTGACTGCAACCGCCATGCACCCCGTGGGAGTGAGGAGGGGGCTAGGGCAGCAGGGAGTcccgcccagccctgcttggAGCTGGCCACAGTGGTGCCAAGGGCACACGGGGACAGCTCTGTGTCCTGCCCCGGGCGGCCGCGAGCACTCACAAAGTGAGGGCCCCCACCAGCCGGGCGGGGACGGCCTGGCACACTCGCCCACACCCGCCCCCCTCCAGGGTCCCAGCAGCCCGGCTTCTTCCCATGCCACAGGCTATGTGGGTTTAGGGCAGTGGAGtcctggtgctg
Proteins encoded in this window:
- the FBRSL1 gene encoding fibrosin-1-like protein isoform X3; amino-acid sequence: MEAASRPGRRSRAQRDRGRRRESARAHSPSSGDEPEPGRGKENAGLRGAPARAAAPAPRAARPPRRRRRESSSQEEEVIDGFAIASFSTLEALEKDMALKPQERKEKWERRCVKKPREQEHCPATEPRESQQPPQPGSPGQDVEPACEGGTRKAPLQPSKQVKVAMSRAGDRNSDEDSILEATSSQRSSSRDQLSDSSAQAVSGRGYSCDSESGVDDKASVGSEKLFAPATKRGPGRGEKLEAEAPTVSGLERSRELRTESFPPAPSPVPTSAPLGPPLVKKEAPTAPLHTPQPPAAPPQPHSLLPAHVPPSLGAFAGPGQAAPSSLHSLSRSSSAGGAPLGLAKHASLSPLGPGPHLSTSHLALRPQAQHQHHAAMFAAPPTLPPPPALPTSSLVIPGHPADASLVVSLRPPAVYCQPHAGILIDHELLRQELNTRFLVQSAERPGLSLGPGALLRAEFHQHQHTHTHTHQHTFAPFPAGLPPTPPAAPPPFDKYVSKLDSSYFQHSSLFPPFSPAVPGLPALLPHSSPFGSLQGAFQPKTSDPTEVTGRTSAVHALLQKAPGVSDPYRMAVRKPGKWCAVHVQMAWQIYHHQQKTKVSPTLPPPCSEPITAASCPLLT
- the FBRSL1 gene encoding fibrosin-1-like protein isoform X1, which codes for MEAASRPGRRSRAQRDRGRRRESARAHSPSSGDEPEPGRGKENAGLRGAPARAAAPAPRAARPPRRRRRESSSQEEEVIDGFAIASFSTLEALEKDMALKPQERKEKWERRCVKKPREQEHCPATEPRESQQPPQPGSPGQDVEPACEGGTRKAPLQPSKQVKVAMSRAGDRNSDEDSILEATSSQRSSSRDQLSDSSAQAVSGRGYSCDSESGVDDKASVGSEKLFAPATKRGPGRGEKLEAEAPTVSGLERSRELRTESFPPAPSPVPTSAPLGPPLVKKEAPTAPLHTPQPPAAPPQPHSLLPAHVPPSLGAFAGPGQAAPSSLHSLSRSSSAGGAPLGLAKHASLSPLGPGPHLSTSHLALRPQAQHQHHAAMFAAPPTLPPPPALPTSSLVIPGHPADASLVVSLRPPAVYCQPHAGILIDHELLRQELNTRFLVQSAERPGLSLGPGALLRAEFHQHQHTHTHTHQHTFAPFPAGLPPTPPAAPPPFDKYVSKLDSSYFQHSSLFPPFSPAVPGLPALLPHSSPFGSLQGAFQPKTSDPTEVTGRTSAVHALLQKAPGVSDPYRMAVRKPGKWCAVHVQMAWQIYHHQQKTKVQLDPHRLEVGSKLDPHKLEVGSKLDLLSRAPTTGGCPGLHYAQGLARPLFSSTGVTNPATTLFGAHHGSFLPPAHLTTDPFSRPSAFGGLGGLGSHAFGGLGGHTLTPGSSVFASKDSSSLHGLPSAHEVWTRLQRAPASFPTPPPWPKPMEAERVPALTKQLDKGREER